In Arvicola amphibius chromosome 1, mArvAmp1.2, whole genome shotgun sequence, one DNA window encodes the following:
- the Gda gene encoding guanine deaminase isoform X2, giving the protein MEIVFLEESSQQEKLAKEWCFKPCEIRELSHHEFFMPGLVDTHIHAPQYAFAGSNVDLPLLEWLNKYTFPTEQKFQSTDLAEEVYTRVVRRTLKNGTTTACYFGTIHTDSSLILAEITDKFGQRAFVGKVCMDLNDTVPEYKESTEESVKETERFVSEMLQRNYSRVKPIVTPRFSLSCTENLMSKLGNIAKTHDLHIQSHISETRDEVEVVKNLYPGYKNYTDVYDKNNLLTNKTVMAHGCYLSEEELNIFNERGASIAHCPNSNLSLSSGLLNVLEVLKRNVKIGLGTDVAGGYSYSMLDAIRRAVMVSNILLINKVNEKSLTLKEVFRLATLGGSQALGLDSEIGNFEVGKEFDALLINPKASDSPIDLFYGDFVGDISDAVIQKFLYLGDDRNIEEVYVGGKQVVPFSSSV; this is encoded by the exons ATAGTGTTTTTAGAAGAATCATCTCAGCAAGAAAAGCTGGCCAAAGAATGGTGCTTCAAACCATGTGAGATCAGAGAGCTGAGCCACCA CGAGTTCTTCATGCCGGGCCTTGTTGATACACACATCCACGCTCCTCAGTACGCCTTTGCTGGAAGCAACGTGGACCTGCCACTGTTGGAGTGGCTGAACAAGTACACATTTCCTACGGAACAGAAGTTCCAGAGCACTGACCTTGCTGAAGAAGTCTACACCAGAGTTGTT aGGAGAACACTAAAGAATGGTACAACCACGGCTTGCTACTTTGGAACAATTCACACTGACTCATCCCTGATCCTCGCGGAAATTACAG ATAAATTTGGGCAGCGAGCCTTTGTGGGCAAAGTATGCATGGACTTGAATGACACTGTTCCAGAATACAAGGAAAGCACCGAGGAGTCGGTCAAGGAGACGGAGAG ATTTGTGTCAGAGATGCTTCAGAGGAAC TACTCAAGGGTGAAACCCATAGTGACCCCGCGCTTTTCCCTTTCCTGCACGGAGAACCTGATGAGCAAACTTGGCAACATCGCCAAGACCCATGATCTGCACATCCAG aGCCATATAAGTGAAACACGTGATGAAGTTGAAGTTGTGAAAAACTTATACCCTGGCTACAAAAACTACACAGATGTCTATGATAAAAATAATCTTCTGACAAACAAG ACTGTCATGGCACATGGTTGTTACCTTTCTGAAGAGGAACTCAACATCTTCAATGAACGAGGAGCATCCATTGCACATTGTCCCAACTCAAACTTATC gcTGAGCAGTGGCTTACTGAATGTGCTTGAAGTCCTGAAGCGCAATGTGAAGATAGGGCTGGGAACAG ATGTGGCTGGTGGTTACTCCTACTCCATGCTTGATGCCATCAGAAGAGCAGTAATGGTTTCCAATATCCTCTTAATTAATAAGGTGAATGAGAAGAGTCTCACCCTCAAAGAAGTCTTCAGACTAGCCACTCTTGGAGGAAGCCAAG CCCTTGGTCTAGACAGTGAGATTGGAAACTTTGAAGTTGGCAAGGAGTTTGATGCCCTCTTGATCAACCCCAAAGCATCGGACTCTCCTATCGATCTGTTTTATGGGGATTTTGTTGGTGATATTTCTGAT gCTGTTATCCAGAAGTTCCTCTATCTAG gaGATGACCGGAACATTGAGGAGGTTTATGTGGGTGGAAAGCAGGTGGTTCCATTCTCCAGCTCAGTGTAA
- the Gda gene encoding guanine deaminase isoform X1 has protein sequence MCAARTPPPLAHIFRGTFVHSTWTCPMEVLRDHLLGVSDSGKIVFLEESSQQEKLAKEWCFKPCEIRELSHHEFFMPGLVDTHIHAPQYAFAGSNVDLPLLEWLNKYTFPTEQKFQSTDLAEEVYTRVVRRTLKNGTTTACYFGTIHTDSSLILAEITDKFGQRAFVGKVCMDLNDTVPEYKESTEESVKETERFVSEMLQRNYSRVKPIVTPRFSLSCTENLMSKLGNIAKTHDLHIQSHISETRDEVEVVKNLYPGYKNYTDVYDKNNLLTNKTVMAHGCYLSEEELNIFNERGASIAHCPNSNLSLSSGLLNVLEVLKRNVKIGLGTDVAGGYSYSMLDAIRRAVMVSNILLINKVNEKSLTLKEVFRLATLGGSQALGLDSEIGNFEVGKEFDALLINPKASDSPIDLFYGDFVGDISDAVIQKFLYLGDDRNIEEVYVGGKQVVPFSSSV, from the exons ATAGTGTTTTTAGAAGAATCATCTCAGCAAGAAAAGCTGGCCAAAGAATGGTGCTTCAAACCATGTGAGATCAGAGAGCTGAGCCACCA CGAGTTCTTCATGCCGGGCCTTGTTGATACACACATCCACGCTCCTCAGTACGCCTTTGCTGGAAGCAACGTGGACCTGCCACTGTTGGAGTGGCTGAACAAGTACACATTTCCTACGGAACAGAAGTTCCAGAGCACTGACCTTGCTGAAGAAGTCTACACCAGAGTTGTT aGGAGAACACTAAAGAATGGTACAACCACGGCTTGCTACTTTGGAACAATTCACACTGACTCATCCCTGATCCTCGCGGAAATTACAG ATAAATTTGGGCAGCGAGCCTTTGTGGGCAAAGTATGCATGGACTTGAATGACACTGTTCCAGAATACAAGGAAAGCACCGAGGAGTCGGTCAAGGAGACGGAGAG ATTTGTGTCAGAGATGCTTCAGAGGAAC TACTCAAGGGTGAAACCCATAGTGACCCCGCGCTTTTCCCTTTCCTGCACGGAGAACCTGATGAGCAAACTTGGCAACATCGCCAAGACCCATGATCTGCACATCCAG aGCCATATAAGTGAAACACGTGATGAAGTTGAAGTTGTGAAAAACTTATACCCTGGCTACAAAAACTACACAGATGTCTATGATAAAAATAATCTTCTGACAAACAAG ACTGTCATGGCACATGGTTGTTACCTTTCTGAAGAGGAACTCAACATCTTCAATGAACGAGGAGCATCCATTGCACATTGTCCCAACTCAAACTTATC gcTGAGCAGTGGCTTACTGAATGTGCTTGAAGTCCTGAAGCGCAATGTGAAGATAGGGCTGGGAACAG ATGTGGCTGGTGGTTACTCCTACTCCATGCTTGATGCCATCAGAAGAGCAGTAATGGTTTCCAATATCCTCTTAATTAATAAGGTGAATGAGAAGAGTCTCACCCTCAAAGAAGTCTTCAGACTAGCCACTCTTGGAGGAAGCCAAG CCCTTGGTCTAGACAGTGAGATTGGAAACTTTGAAGTTGGCAAGGAGTTTGATGCCCTCTTGATCAACCCCAAAGCATCGGACTCTCCTATCGATCTGTTTTATGGGGATTTTGTTGGTGATATTTCTGAT gCTGTTATCCAGAAGTTCCTCTATCTAG gaGATGACCGGAACATTGAGGAGGTTTATGTGGGTGGAAAGCAGGTGGTTCCATTCTCCAGCTCAGTGTAA